A genomic segment from Garra rufa chromosome 5, GarRuf1.0, whole genome shotgun sequence encodes:
- the iscua gene encoding iron-sulfur cluster assembly enzyme ISCU, with protein sequence MALAAGARRCASSALFNRSLSLSELRIACSYHKKVVDHYENPRNVGSLDKNAKNVGTGLVGAPACGDVMKLQIQVDENGKIIDARFKTFGCGSAIASSSLATEWVKGKSIDEALKIKNTEIAKELCLPPVKLHCSMLAEDAIKAALADYRLKHKDDKETLAEARN encoded by the exons ATGGCGTTAGCAGCGGGAGCAAGGCGCTGTGCATCCTCTGCACTTTTCAACAGATCTTTGTCATTATCAGAGCTCAGAATAGCCTGCTCTTATCATAAAAAG GTGGTGGATCACTATGAAAACCCCAGAAATGTTGGTTCCCTGGACAAGAATGCCAAGAACGTAGGCACTGGTTTGGTAGGTGCACCTGCATGCGGGGATGTTATGAAACTACAG ATTCAGGTGGATGAGAATGGCAAGATAATAGATGCCAGATTCAAAACATTTGGCTGTGGCTCAGCCATTGCTTCCAGCTCACTGGCCACAGAGTGGGTGAAGGGAAAATCG ATTGACGAAGCCCTGAAAATCAAAAACACTGAGATTGCCAAAGAACTTTGTCTACCGCCAGTCAAACTTCATTGCTCTA TGCTTGCAGAGGATGCCATCAAAGCTGCGTTAGCAGACTACAGGCTCAAACACAAGGACGACAAGGAAACATTGGCAGAAGCTCGAAACTAA
- the tmem119a gene encoding uncharacterized protein tmem119a, with protein sequence MSLSLHFVCLLLTALWGSSCFAKPAPFNVTMEGSGDEPELIFPIARTTHVPPSPSPPPNITATFIRIKDFLFNQVVDFLKENLLLIIVVTSLLVVIIFIVCCASAMSHKRKLEAYYPPKTYAPRKYMSQPNKAMDKPHNHLQDGKTTSAKTLREPTKALVGEKEGKDPRPKPKEVQQVEDVEVVEMQKDEPKKKEEPQPTTSNAASSQPLVCTCHLRKANHTTA encoded by the coding sequence ATGTCACTGTCTCTGCACTTTGTTTGCTTGCTCCTGACTGCTCTTTGGGGCAGCAGTTGCTTCGCCAAGCCCGCCCCATTCAACGTGACCATGGAGGGCAGTGGAGATGAACCCGAACTCATCTTTCCCATCGCTCGTACCACACACGTTCCTCCATCCCCCTCGCCACCTCCCAACATAACCGCCACTTTCATCCGCATCAAAGACTTCCTTTTCAACCAGGTGGTGGACTTCCTGAAGGAGAACTTGCTTCTCATCATTGTGGTGACCTCGCTGTTGGTCGTCATCATCTTCATCGTCTGCTGCGCTTCAGCCATGAGCCACAAGCGCAAGCTTGAGGCCTACTATCCTCCAAAGACCTACGCACCCAGGAAATACATGAGCCAACCTAATAAAGCTATGGATAAACCGCATAACCACCTTCAGGATGGCAAGACGACATCTGCAAAGACCCTACGAGAACCCACTAAAGCATTGGTAGGTGAGAAGGAAGGAAAAGACCCCCGGCCCAAGCCCAAAGAGGTCCAACAGGTGGAGGATGTTGAAGTGGTGGAGATGCAGAAAGATGAGCCCAAGAAGAAAGAGGAGCCTCAGCCTACCACCTCTAATGCGGCCTCCAGTCAGCCGCTGGTCTGTACGTGCCACCTCAGAAAGGCCAATCACACCACAGCGTGA
- the selplg gene encoding P-selectin glycoprotein ligand 1 yields MMAMVINRLGCLPVLVFLLTLSSLVTSRSLRMKREISHNVTSINTNETHSTATVAEAENATSTTMETLKVSNAYKTVIPDLNISATTDYHHAPDLNHTQGSENLTVHQPTDNESAFHTQLPTINNSTGHISHAGSSTPTFPASLEPSKVTEKRTTAVTTRALTDAKKHTTEVTSTVTKKSTTGTTHSCSTAFSPGDGLVSRCLIAIALMAALTTIFVISTICLAAKLSGYRYRHKAHLLQETEMVCISALMNDSDHPVPKPRRHPKSNGALIPNTEDGDPDGDNLTLNSFLPDTEGPL; encoded by the exons ATG ATGGCGATGGTGATTAACAGACTTGGGTGTTTACCGGTTCTTGTTTTCCTGCTGACTTTGAGCAGTTTGGTCACGTCAAGATCTCTTAGGATGAAAAGGGAAATTAGTCACAACGTGACATCGATAAACACCAACGAGACACACAGTACAGCAACCGTAGCTGAAGCTGAGAATGCAACAAGCACCACTATGGAAACTTTGAAGGTTTCAAATGCGTATAAGACTGTAATACCTGATTTAAATATCTCAGCAACTACGGATTACCATCATGCTCCAGATTTGAACCACACCCAAGGAAGCGAGAACCTGACAGTCCACCAGCCAACAGATAACGAGAGTGCTTTTCACACACAACTTCCCACAATAAATAACAGTACTGGACACATTTCACATGCAGGAAGTTCTACCCCCACATTTCCTGCATCGTTGGAGCCTAGTAAGGTAACAGAGAAGCGCACAACAGCAGTGACGACAAGAGCATTGACAGATGCAAAAAAACACACCACTGAAGTTACCTCAACGGTCACTAAAAAATCAACAACGGGAACGACCCATTCGTGTTCCACTGCCTTTTCTCCAGGGGACGGACTTGTGAGTCGCTGCCTCATTGCGATCGCATTGATGGCTGCGCTGACGACcatctttgtcattagcactatcTGCCTGGCGGCAAAGCTCTCGGGATACAGATACAGGCACAAGGCGCATCTTCTCCAGGAGACTGAGATGGTCTGCATTTCTGCTCTGATGAACGATAGCGATCACCCTGTTCCAAAGCCAAGAAGACATCCCAAAAGTAATGGAGCCTTGATCCCAAATACTGAGGATGGAGATCCTGATGGAGATAATCTCACTCTAAACAGCTTTCTTCCTGACACCGAAGGCCCTCTTTAG